The Actinomadura sp. WMMB 499 genome includes a window with the following:
- a CDS encoding DUF523 and DUF1722 domain-containing protein translates to MTTRPRLAVSSCLMGAPVRYNGAHSRDRFLTGPLSRHVDWVPVCPEMEIGLGAPRPTMRLHTDGRIRTKEGADHTAAMTALAEHRVPDLETLDGYVFKARSPSCGLERLPRYASGPDERADGQPVDRSGTGVFAARVRAALPDLPAEEDGRLNDPVLREHFVERVFAHARLRAFFETDWRPRDLVAFHSRHKMQLLAHHPEGYRETGRVVARAGRDDRDEIEAEYRRAFNATLAVRAGRGRHANALQHVLGFLGDQLDPTRRRDLATAIESYRRGTAPLSVPIALLRHHADGEGLSYVADQTYLAPFPEDLVLRHHL, encoded by the coding sequence ATGACCACACGACCACGGCTCGCGGTGTCGAGTTGCCTCATGGGCGCGCCCGTCCGCTACAACGGCGCCCACAGCCGCGACCGGTTCCTCACCGGGCCGCTGTCGCGGCATGTCGACTGGGTGCCCGTCTGCCCGGAGATGGAGATCGGGCTCGGCGCGCCCCGCCCCACGATGCGGTTGCACACCGACGGGCGGATCCGTACCAAGGAGGGCGCCGACCACACCGCCGCGATGACCGCGCTGGCCGAGCACCGCGTCCCCGACCTGGAGACCCTCGACGGCTACGTGTTCAAGGCCCGGTCCCCCAGCTGCGGGCTGGAGCGGCTGCCCCGCTACGCCTCCGGACCGGACGAGCGCGCCGACGGCCAGCCCGTCGACCGGAGCGGCACCGGCGTGTTCGCCGCCCGCGTCCGCGCCGCCCTCCCCGACCTGCCCGCCGAAGAGGACGGACGGCTCAACGACCCCGTCCTGCGCGAGCACTTCGTCGAGCGGGTATTCGCGCACGCGCGGCTCCGGGCGTTCTTCGAGACCGACTGGCGCCCGCGCGACCTGGTCGCCTTCCACAGCCGCCACAAGATGCAGCTGCTCGCCCATCACCCCGAGGGCTACCGCGAGACCGGCCGCGTCGTCGCCCGCGCCGGACGGGACGACCGCGACGAGATCGAGGCCGAGTACCGCCGGGCGTTCAACGCGACCCTCGCGGTGCGGGCCGGACGGGGCCGGCACGCGAACGCGCTCCAGCACGTCCTCGGGTTCCTCGGCGACCAGCTCGACCCCACGCGCCGCCGCGACCTCGCCACCGCGATCGAGTCCTACCGCCGGGGCACCGCGCCGCTGAGCGTCCCGATCGCCCTGCTCCGCCACCACGCCGACGGCGAGGGGCTCAGCTACGTCGCCGACCAGACCTACCTGGCCCCCTTCCCGGAGGACCTGGTCCTGCGCCACCACCTGTGA
- a CDS encoding ABC transporter ATP-binding protein, producing MRIRKSRRRARSAAPPGPKLAEHAWHGKSSELADTGTLTMARRLPALIGQVMRLAWRAARRDLVATIVLNAVAGVFTAFGLLATTGVLTALLSAGPTPDRVRAAAPQLLLVGAAITARAACAAAGQWAQARLRPQVQRLTEQRLFGLTTAIDLTAFDDAGFQDDMHRARLRGVDSAPSMVDNTVDLFTAAVGVLAAAGALGVLHPILLPLLLLTAFPEGWAAVRAARLGYLTALDLVESRRRTWILSDLMTARAHAAEVRSFTVRDFLLHRHTVLAGHIRDVLLELARRQTVTQAQGDVLKGLATALMYAALGVLLWRGVMPLAVAGTAVLAIRTGQTSLINLVYSLNRCYEDGLYFGDYVSFCETAERRVRHREPADPAGAAAAPALREFREITAEDVTFTYPDADGPALHKVSVRLGRGEIVALVGENGSGKTTLAKILAGLYEPQDGVVRWDDLRAGDLHPEVLRGAIAVVAQDHTHWPMTAADNITMGDDLDAPGVRAAVGRATAASGADEVVAELPHGLGTLLDKRFADGHELSGGQWQRLAAARGFYRDAPLLICDEPTAALDARAEHRLFEQIRVHAARHGRTVLLITHRLASVRHADRVYVLDGGRVTEHGTHRELMAAGGLYADLYGLQAAAYRTDTADSFGGAADAAPRPRPRPPA from the coding sequence ATGCGGATCAGGAAGTCGCGGCGGCGCGCCCGCAGCGCAGCACCCCCCGGACCGAAGCTCGCCGAGCACGCCTGGCACGGCAAGTCGTCCGAGCTGGCCGACACCGGGACGCTCACCATGGCGCGCCGGCTCCCGGCGCTGATCGGCCAGGTCATGCGGCTGGCGTGGCGGGCCGCCCGGCGCGACCTCGTCGCCACGATCGTCCTCAACGCCGTCGCCGGGGTGTTCACCGCGTTCGGGCTGCTCGCCACCACCGGCGTCCTCACCGCGCTGCTGTCGGCCGGCCCCACCCCCGACCGGGTGCGCGCCGCCGCCCCGCAACTCCTGCTGGTCGGCGCGGCCATCACCGCGCGCGCGGCGTGCGCGGCGGCGGGCCAGTGGGCGCAGGCCCGGCTGCGGCCGCAGGTCCAGCGGCTCACCGAGCAGCGCCTGTTCGGGCTCACCACCGCGATCGACCTCACCGCGTTCGACGACGCCGGTTTCCAGGACGACATGCACCGCGCCAGGCTGCGCGGCGTCGACTCGGCCCCGTCCATGGTCGACAACACCGTCGACCTGTTCACCGCCGCCGTCGGCGTCCTCGCCGCGGCGGGCGCCCTCGGCGTCCTGCACCCGATCCTGCTGCCGCTCCTGCTGCTGACCGCGTTCCCCGAGGGCTGGGCCGCGGTCCGCGCCGCCCGGCTCGGCTACCTGACCGCGCTCGACCTCGTGGAGTCCCGGCGGCGCACCTGGATCCTCAGCGACCTCATGACCGCGCGCGCACACGCCGCCGAGGTGCGCTCCTTCACCGTCCGCGACTTCCTGCTGCACCGCCACACCGTCCTGGCGGGCCACATCCGCGACGTCCTCCTCGAGCTGGCCCGCCGGCAGACCGTCACGCAGGCCCAGGGCGACGTCCTCAAGGGCCTCGCGACCGCCCTCATGTACGCCGCGCTCGGCGTCCTGCTGTGGCGGGGCGTCATGCCGCTCGCCGTCGCGGGCACGGCCGTCCTCGCCATCCGCACCGGCCAGACGTCCCTGATCAACCTCGTCTACTCCCTCAACCGCTGCTACGAGGACGGCCTGTACTTCGGCGACTACGTCTCCTTCTGCGAGACCGCCGAACGGCGCGTCCGGCACCGCGAGCCCGCCGACCCGGCGGGCGCCGCCGCCGCGCCCGCCCTGCGGGAGTTCCGGGAGATCACCGCCGAGGACGTCACCTTCACCTACCCCGACGCGGACGGCCCCGCCCTGCACAAGGTGTCGGTGCGGCTCGGGCGCGGCGAGATCGTCGCTCTCGTCGGCGAGAACGGATCGGGGAAGACGACGCTCGCGAAGATCCTCGCGGGCCTGTACGAGCCGCAGGACGGGGTGGTCCGCTGGGACGACCTCCGCGCCGGCGACCTGCACCCCGAAGTGCTCCGCGGCGCCATCGCCGTCGTCGCCCAGGACCACACGCACTGGCCGATGACCGCCGCCGACAACATCACCATGGGCGACGACCTCGACGCGCCGGGCGTCCGCGCCGCCGTCGGCCGCGCCACCGCCGCGTCCGGCGCCGACGAGGTCGTCGCCGAGCTCCCGCACGGGCTCGGCACGCTCCTCGACAAGCGCTTCGCCGACGGGCACGAGCTGTCCGGCGGGCAGTGGCAGCGCCTCGCGGCCGCCCGCGGCTTCTACCGCGACGCGCCCCTGCTCATCTGCGACGAGCCCACCGCCGCGCTCGACGCGCGCGCCGAGCACCGCCTGTTCGAGCAGATCCGCGTGCACGCCGCCCGGCACGGCCGCACCGTCCTGCTGATCACGCACCGGCTCGCGAGCGTCCGGCACGCCGACCGGGTCTACGTCCTCGACGGCGGCCGGGTCACCGAGCACGGCACCCACCGCGAGCTGATGGCCGCGGGCGGGCTCTACGCCGACCTGTACGGCCTCCAGGCCGCCGCCTACCGGACCGACACCGCCGATTCCTTCGGCGGCGCCGCCGATGCCGCTCCCCGGCCCCGCCCCCGTCCTCCCGCCTGA
- a CDS encoding cation-translocating P-type ATPase yields MRIPGTSVAATVGAGVRRVAALAAGGPRRRVWTGDGRAHIQVHGMPDGGDGAAHRRYAAALTGALRRLEGVDWAEVNAVTGHVLVAYAEDAVDVPSLVAAVADVEAAHGAEPSGAPADTVPPDDDMAWAAATSALVADCAGLVGAVAGRLLVRRPLPSPVRAAVSVADSIPQVRGAVERRLGVLRADAVLGVANAVAQGAGHGLVPVAVDAAHRVFQLYEIAARREAWRAREPRLCAPGQPVEPGARAERPCPLPDGPVERAADRTAIGDLLGDAGVLVGTHDAAAAAELLMATVPKAARHGREAFAAVLAHDLARRGVVQLDPGALRRLDRIGAVVIDSAVLCDGDLRLLSAVSTGDALDDAGVWRAADALLAGYGPDDLRGPGPWPGADGRRLERAADAPSGGPADADGVTLDLVGADGARFGRVRVGESLDPLAEGLLGAAHEAADVVVLSEHASTRELLAWGDDSPVAADELAGCVRDLQRGGQGVMVIAAGRDEALAAADVGVGVLRGDGPADWRADLVCGPGLAEVWRLPAAVRPARRASERAAQLSLSASALGALLLVGRTRRRAGGPLRRVLGTWQDVPPVYAASLTAMLANAVTARRLNHRPPPPPVVRDAWHALTAEEAWRRLARTRARRPDGGTGDRADERTDGRTDGHGRGVAGPVGSGLRLAAAVRQELDDPLTPVLALGAAASAVVGSSVDALLVAGVMTGNALIGAAQRMRAERALEDLMRGQRIHARRLRVAPGTAGGFERLRGARSDRVTADRLRSGDAILLGAEDVVPADARLLWAESLEVDEATLTGESVPVGKSVEPSPGDDPADRHCMVYEGTTVSAGTAVAAVVATAEATEAGRAAALAGRADTSSSMQARLADLTHRALPATALGGAAVTALGLAHGLDLRRALGSGVAIAVAAVPEGLPLVATVAQLAAARRLSRLGVLVRSTRALEALGRVDTLCFDKTGTLTEGRLQVVRASGPAHPLPLTGDDGRRILRVAARACPPPGDGTAAHATDRAVLERAESLPRDTGWRLVEELPFETTRGLSASLGHDGDQAVIAVKGAPEVLLELCARVRGGQRRPDLRGAARKAAARGGAADAPLTAARRRSAAATVHRLAGQGLRVLAVAERTVPDAGAVRGEIAEHVADLTLLGFIGIADTPRPTAQEAVQRLRDAGVRVTMITGDHPDTAAAVAAELGIPGADRVLTGAEMDGLPVGARVKAVEAASVFARVSPAQKVRIVKDLHRAGRVVAMTGDGANDAAAIHRADVGIAVAGRGSGAARSAADLVLTAPDNALILDALREGRALWRSVRDAAAILVGGNSGEVAFTVLGTALEGNAPLSPRQVLVVNMLTDMLPSLAVAITPAGPGGDPAATLGGGPVRGFTGREMQQVLAVRGTATAAAALVSWQAGRVARFLPGGARRASTMGLAALVGAQLGQTLIARWHSPLVLATCAASAAALLAVVETPGVSQFFGCTPLGAGAWTVVLLAAAGATLGAAVAPRLLPSPARPDGARPDGRSSSPADPPAVP; encoded by the coding sequence GTGCGGATCCCGGGGACGTCCGTGGCCGCGACCGTCGGCGCCGGGGTGCGCCGGGTGGCGGCGCTCGCCGCCGGGGGTCCGCGCCGCAGGGTGTGGACCGGGGACGGGCGGGCGCACATCCAGGTGCACGGCATGCCGGACGGCGGGGACGGCGCGGCGCACCGGCGGTACGCGGCGGCGCTGACCGGCGCGCTGCGGCGGCTGGAGGGTGTCGACTGGGCGGAGGTCAACGCGGTCACCGGGCACGTCCTGGTGGCGTACGCGGAGGACGCCGTGGACGTGCCGTCCCTCGTGGCGGCGGTCGCGGACGTGGAGGCGGCGCACGGCGCCGAACCGTCCGGCGCTCCGGCGGACACGGTCCCCCCGGACGACGACATGGCGTGGGCGGCGGCGACGTCGGCCCTGGTGGCGGACTGCGCGGGCCTCGTAGGCGCGGTGGCCGGGCGGCTGCTCGTCCGGCGGCCGCTGCCGAGCCCGGTGCGGGCGGCGGTGTCGGTGGCGGACTCGATCCCGCAGGTGCGCGGCGCGGTGGAGCGGCGCCTCGGGGTGCTGCGCGCGGACGCCGTGCTCGGGGTGGCCAACGCCGTGGCGCAGGGCGCCGGGCACGGTCTCGTGCCGGTCGCGGTCGACGCCGCCCACCGGGTGTTCCAGCTGTACGAGATCGCGGCGCGCCGGGAGGCGTGGCGGGCCCGTGAGCCGCGCCTGTGCGCGCCGGGCCAGCCGGTCGAGCCCGGTGCGCGTGCCGAGCGTCCGTGCCCGCTGCCGGACGGGCCGGTGGAGCGGGCCGCGGACCGGACGGCGATCGGCGACCTGCTCGGGGACGCCGGGGTGCTGGTCGGGACGCACGACGCGGCGGCGGCCGCCGAGCTGCTGATGGCGACCGTCCCGAAGGCGGCGCGGCACGGCCGGGAGGCGTTCGCGGCGGTGCTGGCGCACGACCTCGCGCGGCGGGGCGTGGTGCAGCTCGATCCGGGGGCGCTGCGGCGGCTGGACCGGATCGGCGCGGTGGTGATCGACTCGGCCGTCCTGTGCGACGGGGACCTGCGGCTGCTGTCGGCGGTCTCCACCGGGGACGCGCTGGACGACGCGGGCGTGTGGCGCGCGGCGGACGCGCTCCTCGCCGGGTACGGACCGGACGACCTGCGGGGCCCGGGACCGTGGCCGGGCGCGGACGGCCGGCGGCTGGAGCGCGCGGCGGACGCGCCGTCCGGCGGGCCCGCCGACGCGGACGGCGTCACGCTCGACCTGGTCGGCGCGGACGGTGCCCGGTTCGGCCGGGTGCGGGTCGGGGAGTCGCTCGACCCGCTCGCCGAGGGGCTGCTGGGCGCGGCGCACGAGGCGGCGGACGTGGTGGTGCTGTCGGAGCACGCCAGCACGCGGGAGCTGCTGGCGTGGGGGGACGACTCCCCCGTGGCGGCGGACGAGCTGGCCGGGTGCGTCCGCGACCTGCAGCGCGGCGGGCAGGGCGTGATGGTGATCGCGGCCGGGCGGGACGAGGCGCTCGCCGCGGCCGACGTGGGCGTCGGCGTGCTGCGCGGGGACGGCCCGGCCGACTGGCGCGCGGACCTCGTGTGCGGTCCGGGGCTGGCGGAGGTGTGGCGGCTGCCGGCGGCGGTGCGGCCCGCGCGGCGGGCGAGCGAGCGGGCCGCGCAGCTGTCGCTGAGCGCGTCCGCGCTGGGCGCGCTGCTGCTGGTGGGCCGGACGCGGCGGCGCGCCGGGGGCCCGCTGCGCCGGGTGCTCGGGACCTGGCAGGACGTCCCCCCGGTGTACGCGGCGTCGCTGACGGCGATGCTGGCGAACGCGGTGACGGCGCGGCGGCTGAACCATCGCCCGCCGCCGCCCCCGGTGGTCCGGGACGCCTGGCACGCGCTCACCGCCGAGGAGGCGTGGCGCCGCCTGGCCCGCACCCGCGCGCGCCGCCCGGACGGCGGGACCGGCGACCGGGCGGACGAGCGAACGGACGGGCGGACGGACGGGCACGGGCGGGGTGTCGCGGGGCCGGTCGGGTCGGGCCTCCGGCTCGCCGCGGCCGTCCGGCAGGAGCTCGACGACCCGCTGACGCCCGTCCTCGCGCTCGGCGCGGCGGCGTCGGCGGTGGTGGGCTCCAGCGTGGACGCGCTGCTGGTCGCCGGGGTCATGACGGGCAACGCGCTGATCGGCGCCGCGCAGCGGATGCGGGCGGAGCGCGCCCTCGAGGACCTGATGCGCGGGCAGCGGATCCACGCGCGCCGCCTGCGCGTCGCGCCCGGCACGGCGGGCGGTTTCGAGCGGCTGCGCGGCGCCCGGAGCGACCGGGTCACGGCGGACCGGCTGCGCTCCGGGGACGCGATCCTGCTGGGCGCCGAGGACGTCGTGCCCGCGGACGCCCGGCTGCTGTGGGCCGAGTCGCTGGAGGTGGACGAGGCGACGCTCACCGGCGAGTCGGTGCCGGTCGGCAAGAGCGTCGAGCCGTCGCCGGGGGACGACCCGGCCGACCGGCACTGCATGGTCTACGAGGGCACGACGGTCAGCGCGGGGACGGCGGTCGCCGCGGTCGTCGCGACGGCCGAGGCGACCGAGGCGGGCCGGGCCGCGGCGCTCGCGGGCCGCGCGGACACCTCGTCCAGCATGCAGGCGCGGCTGGCGGACCTCACGCACCGGGCGCTGCCCGCGACCGCGCTGGGCGGCGCGGCCGTCACCGCGCTCGGCCTGGCGCACGGCCTGGACCTGCGGCGCGCCCTCGGTTCGGGCGTCGCGATCGCGGTGGCGGCCGTCCCCGAGGGGCTGCCGCTGGTGGCGACCGTCGCGCAGCTCGCGGCGGCGCGGCGGCTGTCGCGGCTCGGCGTGCTGGTGCGCTCCACCCGGGCGCTGGAGGCGCTCGGCCGGGTCGACACCCTGTGCTTCGACAAGACCGGCACGCTCACCGAGGGGCGGCTGCAGGTCGTCCGGGCGTCCGGTCCCGCCCATCCGCTGCCGCTGACCGGGGACGACGGGCGGCGCATCCTGCGGGTCGCGGCCCGCGCGTGCCCGCCGCCGGGCGACGGGACGGCCGCGCACGCGACCGACCGGGCGGTGCTGGAGCGCGCGGAGAGCCTGCCGCGCGACACCGGGTGGCGGCTGGTGGAGGAGCTGCCGTTCGAGACGACCCGGGGGCTGTCGGCGTCCCTCGGACACGACGGCGACCAAGCGGTCATCGCGGTGAAGGGCGCCCCGGAGGTGCTGCTGGAGCTGTGCGCGCGGGTGCGCGGCGGGCAGCGGCGGCCCGACCTGCGGGGCGCCGCGCGCAAGGCCGCCGCGCGCGGCGGCGCGGCGGACGCGCCGCTCACCGCCGCCCGCCGCCGGTCCGCCGCCGCGACCGTGCACCGGCTGGCCGGGCAGGGCCTGCGGGTGCTCGCCGTCGCGGAGCGGACCGTCCCGGACGCCGGCGCGGTGCGCGGCGAGATCGCCGAGCACGTCGCGGACCTCACCCTGCTCGGCTTCATCGGGATCGCCGACACCCCGCGCCCCACCGCGCAGGAGGCGGTGCAGCGGCTCCGCGACGCCGGGGTGCGGGTCACCATGATCACCGGGGACCATCCGGACACCGCCGCCGCCGTTGCCGCCGAACTCGGCATCCCCGGCGCCGACCGCGTCCTGACCGGCGCCGAGATGGACGGGCTGCCGGTCGGCGCGCGGGTGAAGGCCGTCGAGGCGGCGTCCGTCTTCGCCCGCGTGTCGCCCGCGCAGAAGGTCCGCATCGTCAAGGACCTGCACCGGGCCGGACGGGTGGTGGCGATGACCGGCGACGGCGCGAACGACGCCGCGGCCATCCACCGCGCCGACGTCGGCATCGCGGTCGCCGGGCGCGGCTCCGGCGCCGCCCGCAGCGCCGCCGACCTGGTCCTCACCGCGCCCGACAACGCGCTGATCCTGGACGCCCTGCGGGAGGGGCGCGCGCTGTGGCGCAGCGTCCGCGACGCCGCGGCGATCCTCGTCGGCGGCAACTCGGGCGAGGTCGCCTTCACCGTCCTCGGGACGGCGCTGGAGGGCAACGCCCCGCTCAGCCCCCGGCAGGTGCTCGTGGTCAACATGCTCACCGACATGCTGCCGTCGCTCGCCGTGGCGATCACCCCGGCCGGGCCGGGCGGCGACCCCGCCGCGACGCTCGGCGGCGGCCCGGTGCGCGGGTTCACCGGCCGGGAGATGCAGCAGGTGCTCGCGGTCCGCGGCACCGCGACCGCCGCGGCGGCGCTGGTCTCCTGGCAGGCGGGCCGGGTCGCCCGGTTCCTGCCGGGCGGGGCGCGCCGCGCGTCCACGATGGGGCTTGCCGCGCTCGTCGGCGCCCAGCTCGGGCAGACGCTCATCGCGCGCTGGCACAGCCCGCTCGTCCTCGCGACCTGCGCGGCGTCGGCCGCCGCGCTGCTCGCCGTGGTGGAGACGCCGGGCGTCAGCCAGTTCTTCGGCTGCACCCCGCTGGGCGCCGGGGCGTGGACGGTCGTCCTGCTGGCGGCCGCCGGGGCGACTCTCGGCGCCGCCGTGGCCCCGCGCCTCCTCCCGTCCCCCGCCCGTCCGGACGGCGCCCGTCCGGACGGGCGGTCGTCGTCACCGGCGGATCCCCCGGCCGTCCCGTGA
- a CDS encoding TMEM165/GDT1 family protein → MSLEPLAILTAFGLIFLAELPDKTMFASLAMGTRMRPLYVWFGTSTAFAVHVALAVGAGSLLSLLPGTAVKLVSAALFAFGAVMLWRGGGEDGEGDAGGRTMTAFWPVYTAAFMAVFVSEWGDLTQITTANLAATNGWLPTAIGSAAALMSVSALALLAGRFIAKRVPLRTVQRAGALCMAGLAAWTLVEAFTG, encoded by the coding sequence ATGAGCCTCGAACCGCTGGCGATCCTCACCGCCTTCGGCCTCATCTTCCTCGCCGAACTCCCCGACAAGACGATGTTCGCGTCCCTGGCGATGGGCACGCGGATGCGGCCCCTGTACGTCTGGTTCGGCACGTCCACCGCGTTCGCCGTGCACGTGGCGCTCGCGGTGGGCGCCGGGAGCCTGCTGAGCCTGCTGCCGGGGACGGCCGTGAAGCTGGTGTCGGCCGCGCTGTTCGCCTTCGGCGCCGTCATGCTGTGGCGCGGCGGTGGCGAGGACGGCGAGGGGGACGCGGGAGGCAGGACCATGACCGCGTTCTGGCCCGTCTACACCGCGGCGTTCATGGCCGTCTTCGTCAGCGAGTGGGGCGACCTCACCCAGATCACCACCGCGAACCTGGCCGCCACCAACGGCTGGCTGCCGACGGCGATCGGGTCGGCCGCCGCGCTGATGTCGGTGTCGGCGCTGGCCCTGCTCGCGGGCCGGTTCATCGCCAAGAGGGTCCCGCTGCGGACCGTCCAGCGCGCCGGCGCCCTCTGCATGGCGGGCCTGGCCGCCTGGACGCTCGTCGAGGCGTTCACCGGCTGA
- a CDS encoding cytochrome P450, which translates to MGQARPRAALAPDDIDFSDLDFWTRPLDERDAAFALLRERPEAPFYAETMDVGGGVGPGYYVLTRHADVQEASRHPEVFSSAQGIRIEERAPEFVEIFNSMISMDDPRHARLRRIVSQAFTPRMIQRFAGDVERAAAEVVDRVAERGSCDFVAEIAARLPLRIICDLMGIDEKDQAFVFDRSNVILGAEDPEYVAELEDVSTAVMAAANELGDLVADLARVRAERPAGDLTTALISANPDGERLTRQEIASFFVLLVLAGNETTRNAISHGLVLLTDHPEQRARWASDFDGYARTAVEEIVRVASPVVYMRRTLTRDHETASGQRFAEGDKVLLCYWSANRDESVFDAPDRFDVGRDPNPHIGFGAAGPHFCLGAHLARREITVMFRELFRRVPDIRASGEPDRLRSSFLNGIKRLPCEFTPVR; encoded by the coding sequence ATGGGGCAGGCACGACCGCGGGCGGCGCTCGCGCCCGACGACATCGACTTCTCCGACCTGGACTTCTGGACCCGCCCCCTGGACGAGCGCGACGCCGCGTTCGCGCTGCTGCGGGAGCGTCCGGAGGCGCCGTTCTACGCCGAGACGATGGACGTCGGCGGCGGCGTGGGCCCCGGCTACTACGTGCTGACGCGGCACGCGGACGTCCAGGAGGCGAGCCGGCACCCGGAGGTCTTCAGCTCCGCGCAGGGCATCCGGATCGAGGAGCGGGCGCCCGAGTTCGTCGAGATCTTCAACTCGATGATCTCGATGGACGACCCGCGGCACGCGCGGCTGCGCCGGATCGTCTCGCAGGCGTTCACCCCGCGGATGATCCAGCGGTTCGCCGGCGACGTGGAGCGGGCGGCCGCCGAGGTCGTGGACCGCGTGGCCGAGCGGGGATCGTGCGACTTCGTCGCGGAGATCGCCGCCCGGCTGCCGCTGCGGATCATCTGCGACCTGATGGGCATCGACGAGAAGGACCAGGCGTTCGTGTTCGACCGGTCGAACGTCATCCTCGGTGCCGAGGACCCCGAGTACGTGGCCGAGCTCGAGGACGTGAGCACGGCGGTGATGGCGGCCGCGAACGAGCTCGGCGACCTCGTGGCCGACCTCGCGCGGGTGCGCGCCGAACGTCCCGCCGGCGACCTCACGACCGCGCTGATCAGCGCGAACCCCGACGGGGAGCGGCTGACCCGGCAGGAGATCGCGTCGTTCTTCGTGCTGCTCGTCCTGGCGGGCAACGAGACGACCCGCAACGCGATCTCGCACGGCCTCGTGCTGCTGACGGACCATCCCGAGCAGCGGGCCCGCTGGGCGTCGGACTTCGACGGGTACGCGCGGACGGCCGTCGAGGAGATCGTCCGGGTCGCGTCCCCGGTGGTCTACATGCGGCGGACGCTGACGCGCGACCACGAGACGGCGAGCGGGCAGCGGTTCGCCGAGGGCGACAAGGTGCTGCTGTGCTACTGGTCCGCGAACCGGGACGAGTCGGTGTTCGACGCCCCGGACCGGTTCGACGTCGGCCGCGACCCGAACCCGCACATCGGGTTCGGGGCCGCCGGTCCGCACTTCTGCCTCGGCGCGCATCTGGCCCGCCGGGAGATCACCGTGATGTTCCGCGAGCTGTTCCGGCGCGTGCCCGACATCCGCGCGTCCGGCGAACCGGACCGGTTGCGCTCCAGCTTCCTCAACGGGATCAAGCGGCTGCCCTGCGAGTTCACGCCCGTCCGCTGA
- a CDS encoding Dps family protein, with protein MAADRSTNTTRSSQPWLHVDGREIQEFGTMRMFPLGLSRDAREYSCQRLNQILADTQILYSHYKKHHWLMRGPTFYQLHLLLDKHAGEQLELVDTIAERVQTLGGVAIGDPRHVAEITVIPRPPNGVEEVPAMLSRLIEGHETILVACHDAAARAQEMGDDGTNDLLVSEVIRTNELQAWFLIEHLVDTPLVERPQRSAHTHN; from the coding sequence ATGGCGGCCGACCGCTCGACGAACACGACCCGTTCCAGCCAGCCGTGGCTGCACGTGGACGGCAGGGAGATCCAGGAGTTCGGGACCATGCGGATGTTCCCGCTCGGCCTGTCCCGGGACGCGCGCGAGTACTCCTGCCAGCGCCTCAACCAGATCCTCGCCGACACCCAGATCCTCTACAGCCACTACAAGAAGCACCACTGGCTGATGCGCGGCCCGACGTTCTACCAGCTGCATCTGCTGCTGGACAAGCACGCCGGGGAGCAGCTCGAACTCGTCGACACGATCGCCGAGCGCGTCCAGACGCTGGGCGGCGTCGCGATCGGGGACCCGCGCCACGTCGCGGAGATCACCGTCATCCCGCGCCCGCCGAACGGCGTCGAGGAGGTGCCGGCGATGCTGTCGCGGCTGATCGAGGGGCACGAGACCATCCTCGTCGCCTGCCACGACGCGGCGGCGCGCGCGCAGGAGATGGGCGACGACGGGACGAACGACCTGCTCGTCTCCGAGGTCATCCGCACCAACGAGCTGCAGGCGTGGTTCCTGATCGAGCACCTCGTCGACACCCCGCTCGTCGAGCGCCCGCAACGCTCCGCGCACACGCACAACTGA
- a CDS encoding VOC family protein: protein MHIELVTIVVDDYDPAIAFFTGVLGFDLAEDAPARTNDGRPKRWVVVRPPGGGTGILLARADGDRQASAVGDQVAGRVGFFLRVDDFDAEYARLAGAGVEFVTAPRTEPYGRVAVFLDVAGNRWDLLGPA from the coding sequence ATGCACATCGAACTGGTGACGATCGTCGTCGACGACTACGACCCGGCGATCGCGTTCTTCACGGGCGTCCTCGGCTTCGACCTCGCCGAGGACGCTCCCGCGCGGACGAACGACGGCCGCCCGAAGCGGTGGGTCGTCGTCCGCCCGCCCGGCGGCGGGACCGGGATCCTGCTCGCCCGCGCGGACGGCGACCGGCAGGCGTCCGCCGTCGGGGACCAGGTCGCCGGACGCGTCGGGTTCTTCCTGCGCGTGGACGACTTCGACGCCGAGTACGCGCGGCTGGCGGGCGCGGGCGTGGAGTTCGTGACCGCGCCGCGCACCGAGCCGTACGGCCGCGTGGCGGTGTTCCTCGACGTGGCCGGCAACCGCTGGGACCTCCTCGGCCCCGCCTGA